In Oreochromis aureus strain Israel breed Guangdong linkage group 17, ZZ_aureus, whole genome shotgun sequence, the genomic stretch aatgtaatcaaagtgtttattagAGGCAAAGTGCGATTTTGAGGATGCTGGAACCTAGCATTAGCGGGCATGATGTTAGCTTACAACTAGCTGTTTTTGCTGTTTAGCTGGCTTGTTGTCAGCTGTCTGGAGATAAGAGGGTCACATGTTTAAGCTGCTGACAATAAGTAATTGAGGAAATATCAAGAATAAATATGCATGTttatacatgtttttgtttgttagagCCCTGACTGCAGAGGAGGTAAAGGATGATTTGTGaatgagagagaggagagaccGTAATGCTGGAGATGATAAACACATACATGTACAAATCTTAAATTGTCATATATAGTTTGAAAGAGCTATTTGGCATGCTGTGTATGTGGCTGTTTTCTAGCCACCTACATAAAATGTGATTTGGATAAACAGAAGTGAATATCTCAGCTATTTAAGTTGACAGGGAAATATGGTGGCTTCCACCAAACAGGGCTCctatgtgtttttaatggattaatGAGGATGCATTCATTTTTGGAAGATATAATAAGACACTTGTCTATCTTTATTTTTGAGTACAACAGTCTTTTTTCTACGGAATAAACTCAAAAAATATTTACTTTAGCTTTAAAAATGCCACATAACATGGAAAGTTATTTATCAGTTTCACATGGGAACTTACGTTTTTCACTGCAGATGGAAGTGTGCAACAACTTCAATGTAGCGGTAATGTTTGCTAGTTGTACAATGTTTTGTTTGGCAAATGTATACAGCAGAAAGAAATTAGTTTGTATGTGAAATGGCTCAAACGGTGTTTGAGCGCAACAAAAGTAGGTAATTTTATCGTATTCATAACTTAGACATCTCTAAAACTGGACAACTCGCACTAAAAcaatctaaaaacaaacaaatgtcaaAAATGAGCAACTTATTGGCTTAAATAATTTTGAGAAATGACTTGAATCTATGTAAGCGTGTAATTGAATAAGCACATGGATACTGCATTGTGTACATACCTATAgcagttattattatatttattgtaaCTGCCCAGAGCAGTCAGCGACCCCAGACAGATGGCATAGGAGAAGAAGATCTGAGTGCCAGCATCCATCCACACCTAACACAGGAGAGATATgaatatagagatatagagattTCAAGTGCAGTGCTGTGCGACCAGGAGGATTCATGTGCTACATCTTTCCATAGACATTCAGCCATCACTGACTAACGCTGGTGGGCAAAAGTGAAATGTCTGTTACTGGATTTGCTCTAGCTGAACATTTATTAACCATGCTTCCATAAATAGCAAACTGAGATGATATTGCACTATTTCAAcatgtgatgtaaaactaaCACTTGTCGTGCAACTGTTTTGAAACACCATTGGGCAGTTATTTGGGGAGTTATTTTGGATTTGGTCTGTAAATCtgaaaaaacacaattaaaaagtTTGCTTACTTTGCCCCAAAATAAGCTAGATTCTTGTAGAAATCCTTCTTCTCCCATACATTTTAGTCAAAGATTCTTTTGGTAACTTAAAAAGCCACTTCAAAAGGTCTTGTTCCATAAAAAGGGGGAAAAGCCTgatttttctgtctgctttcagcTCAGTCCTGGTAGATCTTTTGTTTACAGTCCCAGTGGTGTTTTGACCTTGCATTTAATCCCCGCGGTCCCTGTCTCTTTCATGGAGAGCAGATGGACCCAGCAGAAACAAGTTTCCCCCCAACCGAGAGCCATGGGGTACCTGCTCTTGGTTCACATCACTCTTTGAAAATTTTGTGACTGGTCTAAGGGAGTTTTGTGCAAATGATCTTCATACCTGTGGATCTGCCAATCGCCCCAAATCAGGGTAAAGGTAGAACTGGATGCCGATTCCAGCGCCAGGAAGGGTGAGTCCTCTGATCAACAGCACAATGAGCATCACGTAGGGGAAGGTCGCAGTGAAGTAGACCACCTATATCGACACACGCATATGTGCAAACAGGAAACATGCCAAAATAATCACCACATAACATCCATCACGTACCCCAGAGCTGCCTCTGAGTCCCCCTCTCACCCACCTTTCCTGTGGATTTCACCCCCTTCCAGATGCAGAAGTAGCACATGACCCAGGCGATGAACAGACACAGGGCCAGGTCCCCATTGAGCGAGCCCATTTGGTCAATGCCTGGGGAAATCCTTAGTGCTCTTCTCCTGTTGAaacgggaaaaaaaacacatcagtgacAAATCATCTAAATCATTCAGTCACTATCTGCTTTTCATCGAGGGTGCAATAACTCACTCCCAGAACTCAATGACAGGAGAGGTGGTGTTCGGGTTGATCATTTGGTCAGTTGAGGTGTTTCTCCTCTGAAACTCCACACAGTTTTCTGTAGGGGAAAAAccacataatttttttttatcattgcaCTATAAGAAGGGGAAAAATACATTCTAAGAGGAAACATTCAAGAAGCTTTGTTGTGTTACCTGTATTCCACGTATTATTGCAGGAAGACCAAGGCAGGTCCCAAGAGAAGGAGAAAGACAGATAGAAAATCCCCCAAGCCAGAACGATGATGTAATAGAAGTTCAGCAGAGTCACTATCACTTGGGTGCCATAGCCAAGACCTGCACAAAtgatatttaaatatatgtaaCAATATTCACCTTTATAATTAGTATATTCTGAATATCAAAAAATATGTATGCTTGGGGCTGATGTTGATCTTCCAAAACACCACAGTGAGAATAAtaatgaagatgaagaagagagaTCACCCGCTTAAATTTGAGACTGAATTTATAATCCTTCTTTTTCACGTACAAAGTCGTGAAAGATCAGACACCATCATATCATAAAAACCTCATAGTCCCATATTATCCCAGTAAAGCATGCTGGTTTGGACTGGAGGCTTACTTGTGATTGGTAgagtttctaaaagtagaatgggaggcagagtctCAGGGTTCAGGAAGCAGATatcctctctacttttaagattaggcttaaaactttcctcttTGATGAAGCTTATATTGTacttagggctggatcaggtgaccctcaAACATCTATTAGCTATGCCGTTATAGGCTCAGGCTGCTGTGATTCGCTGacaattttcattttcagtcccTATGAAGCTATTTTTTTCCAGATTGCTCTCTTCTGTGTCAAAATCTAAGAATGTAtgtctcttttctcttcttatCACATCCCAGCTGTCTGCAACAGCAGACAGTTGCtcctccctgaacctggttctgctgaaaGGGAGTTCTTCTTCCTCACAATCACCAAGTGCTTTCTTATAGGAGGTTTGTGCATCAGTGGGGGTTGTCTCTCTCTAATACTGGcaggtctttactttacaatacaACGTGCCTTCAGGAGATTCCTATTCTGATACGGCACTATATAGATAAAACCGAATTTACCTGAATCCTCCTTACCTTCAAACAAAGGACTGATTTTCCTCCAGCAGGTAATGCCTCCCTCACTGGTGTACTGGCCCAGTGCTACCTCCAGGAGGAAGACGGGAACACCACAAGTAAACAGGAAGATCAGGTAAGGGATGAGGAATGCACCTGTGTTGAAAATGAGCAAATGATTAAGGGTTAGAGTTTATACTTTCAGCTGGGGTAACTCTGTTCAAATGCGATGTATTTCTACTGTCTGCACCTTCAAGAAATATTGAATGTGATTTGgaacaaagtacaaaaaaaggaaaggagaccACATAAAACCATGAAAGCCCGCAGAGAGGCCGAGGGCATGTGGCTTGTTCAAGTTTTCTGCTTCTCTGCAGAAACAGCTGCTGTGAGCGAGGAGCAACAACAGCTGTCTGACCCCGCTCATTCCCAAACTCTGACCCCGCCACCCCatggagggcgagagagagagagaaggtggTATCTAATTTAGCAGTCAAACAAGCATAACATGCAGCCAATGAAGGAAGAGCTGTTTTTCCAAACAGATTTTCAGAAACTTTGAATGCACCTGTCTTTACTTCTTTCATCAAATCAATTTAAGTATAAATTTTACCTTTGAATAAAGTCTGCAACTCGCAATAACAAGTTTTGTCTCTCATTAAGTCCATTAGTGAACAGAGATCAATTTCAGAATGTGATCAATTTCAGAATAATACTAAGATCTTCAGGTGTTTGCTTAACATACCTTTTGTACAAATTAGTGACGTGCATGAATTAGTTGATGGAAAACTGCAATGAGGATCACTCTTCATCTTCTCTACTTAGCTCATCTTCCTACTCACCTCCCCCGTTCTTGTAGCACAGATAAGGGAACCGCCACATGTTGCCCAGGCCGATGATGGAGCCGGCGACTGACAGAACGAACTCCAGCTTATTGCTCCACTGACCCCTCTCCTCCATCTTCACTTCAGAGGGTGGCAAGTCACTGGCATGGCTGGTGTAATTGGGGAGGCTGGCGTTGACAGAGTCTCCTGTACAACAGATGTACACGAGGATCGTAGCAGGCCATGGAAACTTGATGGCTGATAACAATATCGCCTGAATTGGAAGCCGATGTCTCTGCACACCAAACTGTTCCGGCTGTAGAGCGCACCAAGTTCAAATATATGTGCACTTACCTTTCATTGTGGTGCCACTTTGTTAGCAGTGTGGAACTCTTGTGACGAGCTTGAAGCTGAATCTGGAGGTTTCAGTTAGACTGGGGCCAAGGTTTGACTATTTAACGTGGCTGGACAGAGAGGTGGGGTTTTGTAATGCTAAACCAAGGCCAGCCTCCACTCTTTCCCTGCATGTGGTCCCTTCTGAGCAAAGTACATCATCCACCATGTCTCTACTGTTAAAATAAGGTGCAATGTAATAGTCCAGGGGGATGACATTTGACCTGTCAGCCTTAACTCATGTTCTTGTTGCAATGCACTTTGGCTacataggaaaaaagaaacaaatatacATGTTTGTTTACATCAACAGATGCATTCTCAAAGTCAAACTACTTGATGGAAGAAGGTTTTCCACAAATATGGTGCTAAGGTCTGAAAGAAATACATGTGTTGCTATATAGCAGATAGAccattgtttttcctttcatcTATGTTTAGCAATTTGGTCAAAAAGTCTTCTCAGTGGATGGGTCTGAAGACACAACATACAGCAAGTGGTGGAAGATGTGgctgcacaacaaaacaaaagttatGTAATTCTTTGAGTATCCTCGCAGCCCACCGTGGTtgccctttctttctctctgatagAGGTGCCTCACTCAGACGGATGCCAAAAGCAGATGAGGTCAGTTCACACTGGATCTGACCTGTCTGAGTCAGGAGTAGACATCAGCACaaccaccacccccacccttgCCATAACCCTGTACTCCCCCAACAGACCTGCGTACAGGTAGTGATACGTATAAGCTTGACCAGTTAATTTTTCACCGTGATAATCGAGGCCCTGCTTTGAAAATGAATGTCACATAGCCGATGTGAGGTTTAAACCAGTTTGAAAAATCAATCAACCACTCAGTGACACATCTTGAGGTCACTCCCCTCGCCTTCACAAACAAGGAGTTTAGAAGAGGAGATGGTTGTCGTTTGTGTGCTTCGTCACatgaaggagagaaaaaacaaaccaacattgCAATTTGTACTTATTTGACTAGGAAGAATTTATTAAAGgtgagaaacaaaacaaaaagccacAATCCATTGGTTTAACTGCCTTAAAAGCTATGTACATTATAAATAATTCCACTACAATACAACCATTTGTTTTTCCTAGTTGAGACCTACTTATTGAGATGTTGCTGTCTCAAGGGCCTGGCAGAGGGACAGAAGGGGAACTAACGTCCTGGAGCTGGGAACAAATTTGTCTGTTTGCCACTGAATACAACAGCTGGAATAAGTGAGTGTTTGCAGGTAAGTTATTAATGCCTTGTTACTGCTGAACTGAGGACCAGGATGAAGACAGCAGGTTTTTCTGGACCTAAACTGCTGTAGGGGGATTATACAGAGAGGCCACAACATTAAATCCATCTGCCTAATATTTTCTGAGTCCCCTTTGTGACATCAAAACAGGTCTGTCCCTTTGAAGCAAGGTCACAGGACCTCCGAGGGTGTATTCCGGTTGCGGGCGCCAAGGTATTGGCAGCAGATGCAGCGTTCGGGCTTATTCTGGTGCATCCTGTGGATGATCCACTGGACTGACATCTGGAGAGGCCATTTCAACACCTCGAGTGTAATGACGAGCCGTTTCTGAACAGGACCTCTGTCATACAGGAGCAAATTAGCCACGTTTGGGTGGATGTTAACAGTATCATCCACATGAATACCGATACCAATGGCTTCCCGGCTGAGTGAAGCACTGCAACGAGATGATCGAGGTCATTCACTTTACTCGCCTGtggtttttaatgttgtggctgacaCATGTGAAGTGTTTACAGATCTCAGCACTCGGAAACATGGGAACGTTTTTCTTGTGCTTGACACTCCCAACAGTTACAGGAACTGTTAACTTGTCTCGAGGTTGAAAAACTAGCCTGGATACTGGGCATCTTGTAAGGGTCTCTGTCATTGGCCAATGTGTTTTTTATAAGTGCTAACTGCCCTGCTGAGAATCCTGCTGTTGCTGATGTGATGTCGCTGGGTTTAAGTGAGAAGCCGATGACCAGGAGGCAATCACTGATGACGATGGCACACTCTGCACGCCGCTGCCGCACATTGACGTTGTCAGCACAACGACGCTCTCCTCCGACACCTCCTCGACGGTCATTCCTCCACCTGCAGCCTTCCGGGAGCAGTCCATGCAGATGTAGTCCTCATTCTCAGCCATCTCGCatgacacacccacacagacctggTGGAACCACTCGTCACAGCCGCCATCACACTGAACCCAGTCAACCTGTGAAATaggggagaaaagaaaaaaaaagcccacgTGATAAATTCAGAAATGTGAGTGAGACAATGTCATAAAAACAGTATGACaacggtttaaaaaaaaaaaaacacatgactgTGCTTTGTCAAGCAAGACACTAAACTCAAAGATAATATTTAACAGCACTCAATCACCAcaacaataaatttgaaaagaagctgcagctttaattcaagaattttaatgaaaatacTGCATTAGCGATTAAAGAAGCCTGTTTCACAGCTGCAAGTCGGTCACTGTTCAACTAATGTTTGATCTTATTTACTGGAATACATGACTACAACAGAGTAGATGATCTTGGACACTTCAATTTTTGATTT encodes the following:
- the LOC116328742 gene encoding sodium- and chloride-dependent GABA transporter 2-like, giving the protein MKGDSVNASLPNYTSHASDLPPSEVKMEERGQWSNKLEFVLSVAGSIIGLGNMWRFPYLCYKNGGGAFLIPYLIFLFTCGVPVFLLEVALGQYTSEGGITCWRKISPLFEGLGYGTQVIVTLLNFYYIIVLAWGIFYLSFSFSWDLPWSSCNNTWNTENCVEFQRRNTSTDQMINPNTTSPVIEFWERRALRISPGIDQMGSLNGDLALCLFIAWVMCYFCIWKGVKSTGKVVYFTATFPYVMLIVLLIRGLTLPGAGIGIQFYLYPDLGRLADPQVWMDAGTQIFFSYAICLGSLTALGSYNKYNNNCYRDCMALCFLNSGTSFVAGFAIFSILGFMSYEQNVPISEVAESGPGLAFIAYPRAVSMMPLSPLWAALFFIMIVFLGLDSQFVCVESLVTAIVDMYPAVFRRKYRRELFLLAVVLVSFLMGLIMLMEGGMYVFQLFDYYAASGMCLLFMSIFETVCIAWVYGADRFYDNIEDMIGYRPGPYIKCCWLFFSPATCIGTFAFSLIKYTPLKYNNEYVYPWWGYVIGWLLALSSMVCIPLWMVYKISTTQGTLRERIQLLIRPSDDLPKTKREQERLLAIFAPEVDTTKTTNGYFPVSEADSNL